Proteins from a single region of Pseudomonas fulva:
- a CDS encoding MFS transporter, which translates to MNNMNNSLVTPRIRRARIATFAGFMILGAMMYIWSTGVSAFRHNMGLNGDIGDADFGMIAFGIGVGSAVGSFIVGLFLDKFGAKNVILATAIAYPLSIIPLGYTTDVYFALSFGVILGLLRGAADTAYNTHGVQVERFYQRSIMTTFHAAYSLGGFVLGMVGSGFAARYTESAAVPFTVLGGLLLVIGIISSLFMLEQHEVVPAAPVDTKEATPISTASLGVIALMVGFGILLLGSMVGEGAVADWGQEYGRRVLGVTAADAGVAVSVFIGAQFIGRLIGDRLAALIGAVKLVFLSAVIAIAGLILIVVVNTEFAGLVGFAMFGLGLASIAPLMLSSAGRKDPANAGRNIGIVNCIGYSGMLLGPAAIALVVSTFGIDKLLYFPIVLLIPLAVFGPALMKQGRSNSPRQPTISEQKAS; encoded by the coding sequence ATGAACAACATGAACAATAGCCTTGTCACCCCTCGAATCAGAAGAGCACGTATTGCAACATTTGCGGGTTTCATGATTCTTGGGGCCATGATGTACATCTGGTCTACAGGCGTATCAGCCTTTCGTCATAACATGGGGCTTAATGGTGATATCGGAGACGCCGATTTCGGCATGATCGCTTTCGGTATAGGTGTTGGCAGTGCAGTTGGCTCATTTATTGTGGGCCTGTTCCTGGATAAGTTTGGTGCGAAGAACGTTATCCTCGCAACAGCTATTGCATATCCTCTCTCGATCATCCCACTGGGCTACACCACCGACGTCTACTTTGCGCTGAGCTTCGGGGTCATCCTTGGCTTGCTTCGAGGTGCTGCAGACACTGCGTACAACACTCACGGCGTTCAGGTAGAGCGATTCTATCAGCGCTCAATCATGACTACGTTCCACGCAGCCTACTCCTTGGGTGGCTTCGTTCTTGGCATGGTTGGTAGCGGATTCGCTGCGCGTTATACCGAAAGCGCAGCCGTCCCTTTCACTGTTCTCGGCGGTTTGCTGCTCGTAATAGGGATCATTTCTAGCCTGTTCATGCTCGAACAACACGAGGTAGTTCCAGCAGCACCAGTGGATACTAAAGAGGCGACGCCGATCAGCACTGCCTCCCTAGGGGTGATCGCTTTGATGGTAGGGTTCGGCATCCTGCTGCTTGGTAGCATGGTTGGTGAAGGCGCTGTTGCCGACTGGGGTCAAGAGTACGGACGCCGTGTTCTTGGGGTCACTGCTGCAGATGCTGGCGTTGCAGTTTCTGTCTTCATCGGTGCTCAGTTCATTGGTCGACTCATTGGCGACCGTCTGGCCGCTCTGATCGGCGCGGTTAAGCTCGTCTTCCTTAGCGCTGTCATCGCTATCGCGGGCCTGATTCTGATCGTCGTCGTCAATACAGAATTTGCCGGTCTGGTTGGCTTTGCAATGTTCGGCCTGGGTCTTGCCAGTATCGCCCCGCTCATGCTGTCCAGTGCTGGTCGGAAGGATCCAGCAAACGCTGGACGCAACATCGGTATCGTTAACTGCATCGGTTACTCTGGGATGCTTCTTGGCCCAGCAGCCATTGCACTTGTTGTCAGTACCTTCGGAATTGATAAGCTGCTCTACTTCCCAATCGTCTTGCTCATTCCGCTCGCGGTCTTCGGCCCCGCGCTGATGAAACAAGGTCGCTCCAACTCTCCGCGTCAACCTACCATCAGTGAGCAAAAAGCAAGCTGA
- a CDS encoding GMC oxidoreductase, translating to MSSEVLNTHSEQARLEGAPLRRRSNPTVKPDANGEITCDVLIIGSGMGGSTFAHALIKKGLDVLIVERGDFLPRETENWSAEAVFGEGRYRNAEQWLDRNNNPFSPGVFYYVGGNTKFYGAMLPRFREVDFSDVKHAEGIAPGWPISYADLEPYYCQAEQLYKVHGNAGQDPTEPWRSQPYPWPGLEHDPALLPLEKVMKDDGLSPFVMPAAVDFGEDRACVLCSTCDGYPCLLEAKGDAEISTLRPALELGARLMVGTKINKLVTNKDGTQVTEALGVKDGRPVRIFANRIALACGAVNSAALLFRSKNEQHPNGLGNSSDQLGRNYMVHNSTFMIAVDPLHTNKVKFQKTLAINDWYSAGQRNTFPLGNVQMLGKIREPMITPMRPWIPKIVSRFITGHSVDLYLTSEDIPTQDNRVVYDEERDSIKVYWTPNNLSAHEQLVEKTTAIMKKAGFPVVLTERMGIATNSHQCGTAVMGSDPKTSVLNPDCRMHDLFNVWIVDSSSFPSSAAVNPALTIAANALRIADGFQ from the coding sequence ATGAGTTCTGAAGTATTAAACACTCATTCAGAGCAAGCCCGTTTGGAAGGAGCGCCGCTACGCCGGCGCTCCAATCCAACCGTGAAGCCTGATGCAAATGGTGAGATAACCTGTGACGTACTGATCATTGGATCAGGCATGGGTGGCTCCACATTTGCACATGCTCTGATCAAGAAAGGACTGGATGTCCTGATCGTAGAGCGCGGCGACTTCCTTCCTCGTGAAACCGAGAACTGGAGCGCTGAAGCTGTTTTCGGCGAGGGGCGCTACAGGAACGCTGAGCAGTGGCTGGACAGAAACAATAACCCCTTTTCGCCAGGGGTATTCTACTACGTAGGCGGAAACACCAAGTTCTATGGCGCAATGCTCCCGCGCTTTCGAGAAGTAGACTTCTCCGACGTGAAGCATGCCGAAGGTATCGCACCTGGTTGGCCAATCAGCTACGCGGATTTGGAGCCGTACTATTGCCAAGCTGAGCAGTTGTACAAGGTTCACGGCAACGCGGGCCAGGATCCCACCGAACCATGGCGCTCCCAACCGTACCCTTGGCCTGGCCTAGAGCACGACCCTGCATTGCTTCCGCTCGAGAAAGTGATGAAGGATGACGGGCTGTCACCTTTCGTAATGCCAGCGGCTGTTGATTTCGGCGAAGACCGCGCCTGCGTGCTCTGTTCTACCTGTGACGGCTACCCATGCCTACTCGAAGCTAAAGGCGATGCAGAGATTTCGACCTTGCGCCCAGCATTGGAGTTAGGCGCAAGACTGATGGTCGGTACCAAAATTAATAAGCTTGTGACCAACAAAGACGGAACTCAGGTCACAGAAGCATTAGGTGTCAAAGATGGGCGCCCGGTCAGAATTTTTGCAAATCGGATCGCGCTCGCATGTGGTGCAGTGAACAGCGCTGCCCTCCTCTTCCGCTCGAAGAATGAACAGCACCCCAACGGTCTTGGAAATAGCTCTGACCAACTGGGTCGGAACTACATGGTGCATAACAGCACCTTCATGATCGCGGTCGACCCCCTGCACACTAATAAGGTCAAGTTTCAAAAAACCTTGGCTATCAATGATTGGTACTCTGCTGGTCAGCGCAACACTTTCCCTCTAGGAAATGTTCAGATGCTCGGCAAGATCCGCGAGCCAATGATTACTCCAATGCGCCCCTGGATTCCGAAAATAGTTTCTCGTTTCATTACTGGCCATAGCGTTGATCTATACCTGACATCGGAAGACATTCCAACTCAGGACAATCGAGTTGTGTACGACGAGGAGCGTGACTCAATCAAAGTCTATTGGACGCCAAACAATTTGAGTGCTCACGAGCAGCTGGTTGAAAAGACCACTGCGATAATGAAAAAAGCGGGTTTTCCAGTTGTACTGACAGAACGGATGGGGATTGCGACAAACTCTCACCAGTGCGGTACTGCAGTAATGGGTAGCGACCCTAAAACTAGCGTTCTAAATCCAGACTGCAGAATGCATGACCTATTCAACGTATGGATAGTTGATAGCTCATCATTCCCCTCTTCAGCAGCAGTTAACCCTGCACTGACAATTGCAGCAAACGCGCTAAGGATAGCGGATGGCTTTCAATAA
- a CDS encoding GlcG/HbpS family heme-binding protein, protein MISSIAKSIIQRAEEIANRSGHQICISVVDASGLQAAFLRMDDAIPGAIEIAIKKARTAALFRTDSASIGKEARPDGAIYTLEATNGGLISFGGGVVIFDEHGRAVGGLGVSGAPVDIDQAIALEAVGRQ, encoded by the coding sequence ATGATCTCATCAATAGCCAAATCAATCATTCAACGAGCTGAAGAGATTGCAAATCGTAGTGGTCACCAAATTTGCATTTCGGTAGTGGATGCCTCTGGCCTTCAAGCAGCATTCCTTCGAATGGACGATGCCATTCCTGGCGCTATCGAAATAGCGATCAAAAAGGCTCGTACTGCCGCCCTATTTCGGACAGATAGTGCGTCAATTGGTAAGGAAGCTCGCCCAGACGGGGCAATCTACACACTCGAAGCAACTAATGGCGGCCTTATAAGTTTTGGTGGCGGCGTTGTAATTTTTGATGAGCACGGACGCGCAGTAGGGGGACTTGGCGTTTCAGGGGCTCCTGTCGATATTGACCAGGCTATTGCGCTGGAGGCAGTCGGCAGACAATGA
- a CDS encoding amino acid permease, translated as MGQAMNYKMDLPSEKVTVSHGALSKGLSSRQITMISIGGVIGAGFFVGSASAISAAGPAVLVSFGIAAVLVVLVMGMLAELATASPDTGSFSTYAQQAMGRWAGFSIGWLYWWFYVLVIPLETIVASDILGGWLGVSSIAIGVALIVGLTLTNILSVKNFGTLEYWFSLIKVVAILAFIGLGVFAISGMLPSSSANGVGHLWRDGGFAPTGLPGIASALVLALFSFTGMEIVTIAAAESEDPRANIRKAIRSVVWRMLIFYFGSIFVIVALVAWNSPRLEVGSFQSALQVMGIPGAAGIIQAVILVGVASTLNSAIFTASRMGYSLAVRRDAPRSWAQTTANGVPKVSIFYASAGALILLVANYTLPQTVLVPLIATIGTIALVMYLVIAVSQVILRKRAIAEGKALIVEFPLFPALSYFTIAAIVSFLVLMAVVPGHQTELLVSSVLTLALIGLGVILQRRDQAKPA; from the coding sequence ATGGGGCAAGCGATGAATTATAAAATGGATTTGCCTTCTGAGAAGGTAACAGTGTCTCACGGTGCGCTGTCTAAAGGGCTGAGCAGCCGTCAAATCACCATGATCTCTATTGGTGGTGTAATTGGTGCGGGGTTTTTCGTCGGTTCCGCGAGCGCTATTAGTGCTGCTGGGCCTGCGGTATTGGTGTCTTTTGGGATCGCTGCAGTACTCGTTGTTCTTGTGATGGGCATGCTTGCCGAGCTTGCAACTGCAAGCCCAGATACAGGCTCTTTTTCCACCTATGCACAGCAAGCGATGGGACGCTGGGCCGGCTTTTCGATTGGGTGGCTGTATTGGTGGTTCTATGTTCTTGTCATACCGCTAGAAACCATCGTGGCTTCAGACATTCTTGGCGGATGGCTTGGAGTCTCCTCTATTGCAATTGGCGTCGCTCTCATCGTAGGTCTCACTCTGACCAATATCCTCAGTGTGAAGAACTTCGGTACGCTCGAGTACTGGTTTTCTCTGATCAAGGTCGTTGCCATTTTGGCCTTCATTGGTTTGGGGGTATTCGCTATTTCAGGAATGCTTCCTAGTAGCTCAGCGAATGGTGTAGGTCATCTTTGGCGGGATGGTGGTTTTGCGCCTACAGGGCTCCCTGGAATTGCATCAGCCTTGGTACTTGCACTATTCAGTTTCACTGGTATGGAAATCGTTACCATCGCTGCAGCCGAGTCTGAAGATCCTCGAGCAAACATTCGAAAGGCTATTCGCTCTGTTGTATGGCGGATGCTGATTTTCTACTTTGGCTCAATTTTCGTGATTGTTGCTTTGGTTGCGTGGAACTCGCCTCGCCTAGAGGTTGGTTCTTTCCAGTCGGCTCTCCAGGTGATGGGTATTCCTGGTGCTGCGGGTATCATTCAGGCTGTGATTTTGGTTGGGGTCGCGAGCACCCTCAACTCTGCGATTTTCACTGCTTCTCGTATGGGCTATTCGCTTGCGGTTCGCCGAGATGCCCCCAGGTCATGGGCTCAGACGACTGCCAACGGTGTACCGAAGGTCTCGATTTTCTACGCGAGCGCTGGAGCTCTCATTCTTCTGGTGGCCAACTACACCTTGCCTCAAACCGTATTAGTTCCACTGATTGCCACGATCGGCACGATTGCTCTCGTGATGTATCTGGTTATTGCTGTGAGCCAGGTGATTCTGCGTAAACGGGCCATCGCTGAAGGGAAGGCTTTGATCGTTGAATTCCCTCTATTTCCCGCGCTCTCCTACTTCACCATAGCTGCGATTGTGTCGTTCTTGGTTCTGATGGCTGTTGTCCCTGGGCATCAAACTGAGTTGCTTGTCTCGTCGGTTTTGACATTGGCCTTGATAGGCCTTGGAGTGATTCTTCAGCGAAGAGATCAAGCTAAACCTGCATAG
- a CDS encoding LacI family DNA-binding transcriptional regulator, with product MSSIQSALQLRTFGKSYPLQARARYPEWRLPARFLGVAEINIRADFQMVSMKDVAKAAGVSQPAVSYAYSGSSKVSASQREHILSVAASLGYPGPNLRGRSLRSGRVGAIGLVVMDQLSYAFDDPWAMSLLKGIARVNELANVALTLFPLKNKKLEGDQEGDANLAVRGLVDGLIVSTLPDDHPITQFIVKRKIPAVIIDSPRLEGVHFVGIDDRQAATDQMEHILALGHTKIGILVERLIPDGKRGRVSQKRFKHSTEMIARERLTAYIETAERHGIDYDDLMIVEAGGFTEALGREAASILLSESGVSAIVASSDVMALACLSQAEKEGVEVPGQLSVIGFDDVPDAAPRGLTTIRQSIIGKGEFAARILLDELEASEPLQPVIKIFDTSLVVRSTTRQV from the coding sequence GTGAGCTCAATTCAAAGCGCCCTGCAGCTGAGAACCTTTGGAAAGAGTTATCCTCTCCAAGCCCGAGCGCGTTATCCTGAGTGGCGCTTGCCAGCGCGGTTCCTGGGTGTCGCAGAAATAAATATAAGGGCAGATTTTCAGATGGTTTCGATGAAAGATGTGGCCAAAGCAGCCGGCGTTTCTCAGCCGGCGGTTTCCTACGCCTACAGTGGCTCCAGTAAGGTCTCTGCCAGCCAGCGGGAACACATTCTTTCGGTGGCGGCTAGCTTGGGATATCCCGGGCCAAACCTTCGGGGCAGAAGCTTGCGCTCGGGGCGGGTTGGTGCAATTGGCCTAGTCGTAATGGATCAGTTGTCATATGCCTTTGATGATCCTTGGGCCATGTCCCTTCTGAAAGGAATCGCCAGGGTGAACGAGTTGGCCAACGTCGCGCTGACCCTATTCCCGCTGAAAAACAAAAAGCTTGAAGGTGACCAGGAAGGAGATGCCAACCTAGCTGTCAGAGGATTGGTCGACGGCCTGATCGTCTCGACCTTGCCGGACGACCATCCCATCACGCAATTTATCGTGAAGCGCAAGATACCGGCGGTGATTATTGACTCCCCCAGGCTTGAAGGCGTGCATTTCGTTGGGATTGATGACCGGCAAGCTGCAACAGATCAAATGGAGCACATTCTTGCCCTAGGCCATACCAAAATAGGGATTTTGGTTGAGCGATTGATCCCTGATGGCAAGAGGGGGCGTGTGAGTCAGAAGCGCTTCAAGCACTCGACGGAGATGATCGCAAGGGAACGACTTACAGCCTATATCGAGACCGCTGAACGGCACGGTATTGATTATGACGATCTGATGATTGTCGAAGCTGGCGGTTTCACCGAAGCGCTAGGTCGGGAAGCCGCTTCCATCTTGCTCAGTGAGTCCGGTGTCTCGGCAATCGTTGCTAGTTCCGATGTGATGGCTCTAGCGTGCCTGTCACAAGCAGAAAAAGAAGGCGTGGAGGTTCCTGGGCAGCTATCGGTTATCGGCTTCGACGACGTTCCTGATGCGGCGCCTAGAGGCCTAACCACTATCCGTCAGTCCATCATCGGTAAGGGGGAGTTTGCTGCTCGCATTTTGCTCGATGAGCTGGAGGCGTCGGAACCTCTGCAGCCGGTAATCAAAATTTTTGATACATCGCTTGTTGTTCGAAGCACAACGCGTCAGGTGTAG
- a CDS encoding thiamine pyrophosphate-binding protein → MPKLTASQVVAQTLKNYGVEYVAGIPGHGIWTLMDAFMEEESKLKFIQVFHEQSAVHLADGYYRVAGKPMVAVTSIGAGASNTVIGMATAYTDSTSCMLITGGPPTHMRGHGLLQELERYTDNDFPKIAEAVSKRHWVATRTEEMPFIMHRAFSSMLTGRPGPVHIEIPMDVQAEAREVTLHDLQERTPVGKVYPDPQAIKRAAEVLREAKRPMIVIGGGVITAEAFDEVVALAETWKIPVVTTWNGKGGFPEDHALFAGSVGQTGTLCGNAMASSSDVILAVGCRFTDWSSSSYAQGVTFSIPPGRLIHIDIDPHEIGKNYPVAVGIVSDAKYALAHIVEELKGETVDRTEYLQDLKKNQDLWETKLASRRDSDRFPFTSQRPLGALRKIFPRDTIVVVGSGNAQGAVKQTFPVYSPRTHLTSGGFSSMGWAVPAAIGAKLAAPNQPVVCILGDGDFLMNPQEIAVCVTNNIPVVFLIQNNAGYMSIRGGQRKQTSRHIGSEFNLPNGEPYSPDFAALGRSFGIKSFCVNSNEELEPILQQALDANEPVLIEVPTDRDAAGPWVPGWWDFPVPEYITDERQDEYWELRNKEQHL, encoded by the coding sequence ATGCCGAAGTTAACTGCTAGCCAAGTGGTTGCTCAAACCCTGAAAAACTATGGAGTCGAGTACGTCGCCGGAATTCCTGGCCACGGCATCTGGACTCTGATGGATGCCTTTATGGAAGAGGAATCCAAGCTTAAATTTATTCAAGTTTTCCATGAGCAAAGTGCCGTTCACCTGGCTGACGGCTACTACCGTGTCGCTGGCAAACCAATGGTTGCCGTAACATCCATTGGAGCTGGTGCCAGTAACACCGTAATCGGTATGGCCACCGCCTACACCGACTCCACCAGCTGCATGCTGATCACCGGTGGCCCACCCACCCACATGCGTGGCCACGGCCTACTGCAGGAGCTGGAGCGTTACACCGACAACGATTTCCCGAAAATTGCTGAGGCCGTTTCCAAGCGCCATTGGGTTGCCACCCGTACCGAAGAAATGCCCTTCATCATGCACCGTGCCTTCAGCTCGATGCTGACTGGCCGCCCAGGCCCTGTACACATCGAAATCCCGATGGACGTCCAGGCTGAAGCGCGTGAAGTTACCTTGCATGACCTGCAAGAGCGCACTCCGGTCGGCAAAGTCTACCCAGATCCTCAGGCAATCAAACGTGCCGCAGAAGTACTGCGTGAAGCCAAACGCCCGATGATCGTTATCGGCGGCGGCGTCATCACTGCAGAAGCATTCGACGAAGTCGTGGCACTCGCCGAGACCTGGAAAATTCCAGTAGTGACTACTTGGAATGGTAAGGGCGGCTTCCCTGAAGACCACGCTCTGTTCGCAGGTAGCGTTGGCCAGACTGGAACTCTGTGTGGCAATGCCATGGCTTCCAGCTCCGACGTGATTCTTGCAGTCGGCTGCCGCTTCACCGACTGGTCATCTTCAAGCTACGCCCAAGGTGTGACCTTCTCGATCCCGCCAGGCCGTCTGATTCACATCGACATCGATCCGCACGAAATCGGCAAGAACTACCCAGTAGCGGTAGGTATCGTATCCGACGCCAAATATGCGCTTGCTCACATCGTTGAAGAGCTCAAAGGCGAGACTGTCGATCGTACCGAGTACCTGCAAGACCTGAAGAAAAACCAAGACCTGTGGGAGACCAAACTCGCCTCCCGCCGCGATTCGGATCGGTTCCCGTTCACTTCTCAGCGTCCACTGGGTGCTCTGCGCAAAATCTTCCCACGCGACACTATCGTGGTTGTGGGCTCGGGTAACGCTCAGGGTGCAGTCAAGCAGACCTTTCCCGTCTACTCGCCTCGCACTCACCTGACCTCCGGTGGCTTCTCTTCCATGGGCTGGGCAGTACCCGCAGCAATCGGTGCCAAGCTGGCGGCGCCAAATCAGCCAGTTGTCTGCATCCTGGGCGATGGCGACTTCCTGATGAACCCGCAGGAAATTGCAGTCTGCGTGACCAACAACATTCCTGTGGTGTTCTTGATCCAGAACAACGCTGGCTACATGTCGATTCGTGGTGGTCAACGCAAACAAACCAGTCGCCACATCGGCAGCGAATTCAACCTTCCAAATGGCGAGCCGTACTCTCCGGACTTCGCCGCACTGGGCAGATCATTCGGTATCAAGTCGTTCTGTGTGAACAGCAACGAAGAGTTGGAACCCATCCTCCAGCAAGCACTGGATGCCAACGAACCAGTGTTGATTGAGGTGCCTACCGACCGTGACGCTGCAGGCCCATGGGTACCTGGCTGGTGGGACTTCCCGGTTCCTGAGTACATCACTGACGAACGTCAGGATGAGTACTGGGAACTGCGTAACAAAGAACAGCACCTGTAA
- a CDS encoding HAD family hydrolase, with protein sequence MVAAVVFDAFGTLLWRHSKLNPYRELLREGALQGRKPRADDVRRIMALDCDLAEIASLLGIELSADRQYELQSLIEADLSGIRVYPDAQAAIDLLQRHGIVAGVCSNLAQPYGSAIRSLFPNLDAYAHSYELGFLKPDPEIYAWLRNALASKLSGGRVEQIWMIGDSLRCDRNGARAAGFMGYQLHRGGFGEFTDLHMFAEFVIASRAA encoded by the coding sequence GTGGTTGCTGCTGTCGTTTTTGATGCTTTCGGCACGTTGTTGTGGAGGCATTCAAAATTGAACCCCTATCGAGAGCTGCTCCGAGAGGGCGCCCTGCAGGGGCGAAAGCCACGGGCTGATGACGTCCGGCGGATCATGGCGCTTGACTGTGACTTGGCCGAAATTGCATCTCTTTTGGGTATTGAGCTCTCTGCTGATCGCCAGTACGAACTCCAGTCATTGATCGAGGCCGACCTTTCAGGGATTAGAGTCTATCCGGATGCTCAAGCGGCAATTGATTTACTGCAGCGTCACGGCATCGTTGCGGGCGTCTGCTCTAACTTGGCCCAGCCGTACGGCTCAGCGATCAGGTCTTTGTTTCCCAACCTTGATGCCTACGCGCACAGCTACGAGCTTGGTTTTTTGAAGCCTGACCCTGAGATTTATGCCTGGTTGCGTAACGCCCTTGCTAGTAAGCTGAGCGGGGGGCGAGTAGAGCAGATCTGGATGATCGGCGACTCGCTTCGCTGTGATAGAAATGGCGCTCGTGCAGCAGGCTTCATGGGGTATCAGCTGCACAGGGGTGGGTTCGGCGAATTCACCGACTTGCATATGTTTGCAGAGTTTGTAATTGCGTCGAGGGCCGCGTAA
- a CDS encoding ThuA domain-containing protein: MTRVLYLYGGWPGHYPYEIAGWARKLFKELDFDVEESTDIFTLDRDLKGYDLIIIGWNNAVTTETLTASQEKHLSEAVESGVGLVGWHGAGAAFRASLKYHFMLGGSFLEHPAGEGYPHPYMVNFIDRNHEVTQGVEDFEVRSEQYYMQVDPNIHVLAETTFDGNPMPWLKGHRSPVAWVRNWGEGRVFYHSIGHDTSNLADPNIRRLTKQGLVWATRK; this comes from the coding sequence GTGACTCGCGTTCTCTATCTTTACGGCGGCTGGCCTGGACATTATCCCTATGAAATTGCGGGCTGGGCTCGCAAACTCTTCAAAGAGCTGGATTTTGACGTTGAAGAGTCAACTGACATCTTCACGTTGGATCGTGACCTGAAAGGTTACGACCTGATCATCATCGGCTGGAACAACGCTGTTACCACTGAAACCCTCACCGCTTCGCAGGAAAAGCATCTTTCTGAAGCAGTCGAAAGCGGTGTGGGTCTTGTTGGCTGGCACGGCGCAGGAGCGGCATTCCGCGCAAGCCTGAAATATCACTTCATGCTGGGTGGATCTTTCCTTGAGCACCCGGCAGGCGAAGGTTACCCACACCCGTACATGGTCAATTTCATCGACCGCAATCACGAGGTTACTCAAGGCGTTGAGGACTTTGAGGTTCGCTCCGAGCAGTACTACATGCAGGTCGACCCAAACATCCATGTTCTTGCTGAAACCACTTTCGATGGCAACCCAATGCCATGGCTGAAAGGGCACCGTAGCCCAGTGGCATGGGTTCGAAACTGGGGTGAAGGGCGAGTCTTCTATCACTCGATCGGCCACGACACCAGCAACCTCGCCGACCCAAATATTCGCCGCCTCACTAAACAAGGCTTGGTGTGGGCAACGCGTAAATAA
- a CDS encoding MFS transporter, translating to MNSNADISHLISSENLIACRASFFLPGVMMGAWAPLVPFAKARAGIDEGELGVLLLCLGTGSMCMMPFVGKIVSRVGCRATMTTAMLGAIAILLLLSSVSNFFSLVLCLLLFGACLGAADVTMNLQGSIVERGLGRSMMSGFHGLFSVGNIFSALVISGLLWVGLSPFASVLALTAISAAMLFTVGRHMLPFGEGSDGAIFSKPTPYVLLLGVLSLIAFLVEGSMLDWSAVFLNTVRGMDINHSGIGFALFSVTMAVGRLSGDWLVPKLTERVVIVGGSCLATVGMIVAIFIDNQFAALGGFILIGAGIANLVPVFCSAAGRQGVMPVALALSTVNAIGYLGILMGPAIIGFLAHLTTLSVALMMTGALLLVVITTSGAVVKKI from the coding sequence ATGAACTCAAACGCAGATATTTCTCACCTAATCAGCAGTGAAAATTTGATCGCATGCCGCGCTTCGTTTTTTCTGCCGGGTGTGATGATGGGGGCCTGGGCGCCGTTAGTGCCTTTTGCCAAGGCGCGTGCAGGCATTGATGAGGGTGAGCTTGGAGTCCTGCTACTTTGCCTTGGCACAGGTTCAATGTGCATGATGCCCTTTGTAGGAAAAATCGTCAGCAGAGTGGGTTGTAGGGCGACTATGACCACGGCCATGCTGGGCGCTATAGCCATCCTCTTGCTTCTCTCTAGCGTCTCAAATTTCTTCTCGCTTGTTCTTTGTTTGCTGCTTTTTGGCGCCTGCTTGGGAGCAGCAGATGTGACGATGAACCTGCAAGGTTCAATTGTAGAGAGAGGTCTTGGCCGATCCATGATGTCCGGCTTTCACGGGCTTTTTAGTGTAGGAAACATCTTTAGCGCCTTGGTCATTTCCGGGCTTCTTTGGGTTGGGTTGTCGCCGTTCGCGTCTGTTCTCGCGTTAACAGCGATCTCAGCAGCGATGCTATTTACTGTAGGAAGGCATATGTTGCCCTTCGGAGAGGGGAGTGATGGGGCGATATTCAGTAAACCAACACCCTATGTGCTCTTGCTGGGCGTACTCAGTCTGATTGCCTTCTTGGTCGAAGGGTCGATGCTCGACTGGAGTGCCGTTTTTCTGAATACAGTTAGAGGGATGGACATCAATCACTCGGGTATCGGCTTCGCACTATTTTCGGTGACCATGGCAGTCGGAAGGCTTTCTGGTGATTGGTTGGTACCCAAGCTCACCGAGCGGGTAGTGATTGTAGGGGGTAGCTGCTTAGCTACAGTGGGGATGATCGTCGCGATATTCATTGACAACCAATTCGCTGCGCTGGGTGGTTTCATTTTGATTGGTGCAGGTATTGCGAACCTAGTACCTGTCTTTTGCTCGGCTGCAGGACGGCAGGGTGTCATGCCCGTGGCATTGGCGCTATCTACGGTAAATGCAATTGGCTACCTAGGCATTTTGATGGGCCCGGCCATAATAGGTTTCTTGGCTCACCTGACAACACTGAGCGTGGCTTTGATGATGACCGGTGCCTTGCTCCTGGTTGTCATTACGACATCGGGTGCTGTGGTGAAAAAGATCTGA